One window from the genome of Montipora foliosa isolate CH-2021 chromosome 5, ASM3666993v2, whole genome shotgun sequence encodes:
- the LOC138002928 gene encoding uncharacterized protein codes for MRNKKGRREGRQPSRCAAPNLNMASTVVHSFALNQLFRDISTKFSPLESAEVVKLSKRIYGKHFYSLQNEDLLSCLRRLLELGYVSNSKLALVKDFVASKSSNKEEISETIESFIASHPLLYDPEKQLQGRNDDLKRITATLEAGQSSVVNLHGPGGVGKTTLAQEISSKWHRGKSYIFDLREAKDMRALYFSLMSKLTLTVRVGYVDMSFVVGKVLEKAFEESEGLPVLFLFDNVEEFTSGQGKEGTNLKKSFMEFLEKLIGYYKDRQTRALRILLTSTTPLNEVNKVVDYELKPLGDNFSEKILFSDEPTDINMVQKGKLLSVCNGKPLLLKGLAAILKQERKRPSDLINEIEKFIRDFEEKGDTPKSKHEELQDAKEKAYGYEEGVGHGEKSVIHEMFNTLPSDCLKASAVSLSLFCGPFSVSTAAQVLGISVPETVAQLEGLETSAIISVVNREEKELMYDIHPLLKKYADSIKDDELFVESYTKAKGHFYEIFMSKLKDIAGFVDADYVKAFKMFTSDSANYEFAIDISLESGFFSIPGEFRDNALIVSLVNALLPNEKKCELFKSWAKMCSDDGKSGSLFRAHLKCWESLYVRDQDGPSEAFKVLEQAANSLGKVQDTTTENFTLTQGLYSYFEGEIYYKKSDFKKALDCLQLSLDLMEKLPEVDDILSRCYNAMGNCYYGLKDLTKALEFYTKAIKMTEKVLKGGGYHYSVPVYKNQIGTVCHGEGNYKKAVEYYKEAIRLFEELEMSGYEDEADFYGNLANAYLCQRKYKEAMKPADKAFEIRRKRLGDHPDTVRSIFQQGVIQANLQEPEKALNLFRNAWEMEKSLKPGNHSKVWKQLIDGNIRLMAKGSQKTEFKKEALAFCQRFWKEEKENSRFSFTESNRLIIDTVVELLGDIEGERDAQHEYEKEKLWFYDGFQNETEKDFYTKFDTATDSRKLNEMLNNRVELLDKILELCIRLDMHENRLKHTRLKLNLYRKVLIKANFVGVKGNKKQILRSKVEQLYEDLNERDSIIEFRKTLLTFWRAQWEQREGIKETTETMSSLAREKTIRGIVQLCLDLNEKELLRRCAEEALLFYEELWTRKCEEMDQREIKRFLRDIKALASSAGDYERNHRYQDVLQKFMNTGKKAVTLGPKAPLFKEATTTQGSASGEKDEEESKTVSGEEDEEIEVTAEESAEDQEDDLTFEEEIEITSEDENEYSSSVGEMDESSIVLHR; via the exons ATGCGCAATAAGAAAGGAAGACGCGAGGGGCGACAACCTTCGCGTTGTGCAGCTCCTAATTTAAATATGGCGTCCACAGTTGTTCATTCCTTCGCGTTAAACCAACTCTTCCGAGACATCTCCACCAAGTTTTCTCCTCTAGAATCAGCGGAGGTTGTGAAGTTGTCGAAGAGGATTTATGGGAAACACTTTTACTCTCTTCAAAACGAAGATCTGTTGTCATGTCTCAGACGTCTACTAGAGCTTGGTTATGTCTCGAATAGCAAACTCGCTCTCGTCAAAGATTTTGTCGCTTCAAAATCCAGCAACAAGGAGGAAATCAGTGAGACTATTGAAAGCTTTATAGCTTCACATCCGCTTCTGTATGATCCGGAGAAACAATTACAAGGAAGGAACGACGATCTCAAGAGGATCACAGCAACACTTGAAGCAGGGCAATCATCCGTTGTTAATTTACACGGCCCGGGAGGAGTTGGAAAGACAACCCTTGCTCAAGAGATTTCCTCAAAATGGCATAGAGGAAAGTCTTATATTTTCGATCTAAGAGAGGCAAAAGATATGAGAGCTCTATATTTTAGCCTCATGAGCAAGCTAACCCTTACTGTGCGTGTTGGATACGTAGACATGAGTTTTGTAGTGGGAAAAGTCTTGGAGAAAGCTTTTGAAGAAAGCGAGGGGTTGCCTgtgctttttctttttgacaACGTTGAAGAGTTTACCTCGGGACAGGGGAAGGAAGGCACGAACTTAAAAAAATCGTTTATGGAGTTCTTAGAAAAGCTTATAGGATATTATAAAGACAGGCAGACGAGAGCTTTAAGGATACTTTTGACGTCAACGACGCCATTGAATGAGGTCAACAAGGTGGTGGATTATGAACTGAAACCACTTGGAGATAATTTTTCggaaaaaatccttttttctgACGAGCCTACTGACATTAACATGGTGCAAAAAGGGAAGTTGCTTAGTGTCTGCAATGGGAAACCTCTTCTCTTGAAAGGGTTAGCAGCAATTTTGAAACAGGAAAGGAAACGTCCGAGCGACCTGATCAATGAAATTGAGAAATTTATCCGGGATTTTGAAGAGAAAGGGGACACACCGAAGTCCAAGCATGAAGAACTTCAAGATGCCAAAGAAAAAGCTTATGGTTATGAGGAAGGAGTTGGTCATGGTGAAAAATCTGTGATCCATGAAATGTTCAACACACTACCATCTGACTGCCTGAAAGCATCAGCAGTttcactttctttgttttgtggcCCATTCTCTGTCTCCACAGCAGCACAGGTTCTTGGCATTAGTGTGCCAGAAACTGTGGCTCAGCTTGAGGGGCTAGAAACCAGTGCCATCATTTCCGTTGTGAACAGAGAAGAAAAGGAATTGATGTATGACATTCATCCACTGTTGAAAAAGTATGCAGATAGCATAAAGGACGATGAACTTTTCGTTGAATCGTACACCAAAGCAAAGGGGCACTTTTATGAGATTTTTATGTCTAAACTGAAAGACATAGCAGGATTTGTAGATGCTGACTATGTTAAAGCGTTTAAGATGTTTACCAGTGACAGTGCGAACTACGAGTTTGCTATAGACATTTCCTTGGAGTCAGGGTTTTTCAGCATACCTGGTGAATTTCGTGACAATGCCTTGATTGTGTCACTAGTCAATGCCTTGCTgccaaatgaaaagaaatgcgAGCTTTTCAAATCATGGGCGAAAATGTGCAGTGATGACGGAAAGTCAG GCTCACTCTTTCGTGCTCATTTAAAGTGTTGGGAATCCTTGTATGTCCGGGACCAAGACGGGCCTAGTGAGGCTTTTAAAGTGTTGGAACAAGCAGCTAATTCTCTTGGGAAAGTTCAAGATACAACTACGGAGAATTTCACTCTGACCCAAGGGTTGTACTCGTATTTCGAAGGCGAAATCTATTATAAGAAATCTGATTTCAAGAAAGCACTGGATTGCTTGCAGTTATCGTTAGACCTTATGGAAAAGCTGCCGGAAGTTGATGACATCCTTTCCAGGTGTTATAACGCAATGGGTAATTGCTATTACGGCCTCAAAGACCTCACCAAGGCCCTTGAGTTTTACACCAAGGCTATAAAGATGACAGAAAAAGTGTTGAAGGGTGGTGGGTATCATTATAGCGTGCCGGTTTACAAAAATCAAATAGGCACTGTTTGTCATGGTGAAGGCAATTACAAGAAGGCCGTTGAATACTACAAAGAGGCAATCAGGCTTTTTGAAGAGCTTGAAATGTCAGGTTATGAGGACGAAGCCGATTTCTACGGGAATCTTGCGAATGCTTATCTGTGTCAAAGAAAATACAAGGAAGCGATGAAACCAGCTGACAAGGCCTTTGAAATACGAAGGAAACGTCTTGGAGATCATCCGGATACAGTGCGAAGCATTTTCCAGCAAGGCGTTATTCAGGCAAACCTACAAGAGCCTGAAAAAGCGTTAAATTTGTTCCGGAATGCTTgggaaatggagaaatcactcaAACCTGGGAACCATAGCAAGGTTTGGAAACAGCTTATTGACGGCAACATTCGCCTGATGGCGAAAGGTAGTCAGAAGACGGAGTTTAAGAAAGAGGCTTTGGCGTTTTGTCAGCGTTTCTGGAAAGAGGAGAAAGAGAATTCGCGGTTTAGCTTTACTGAGAGCAACAGACTTATCATTGACACTGTAGTGGAGCTTTTGGGAGATATTGAAGGAGAGAGAGATGCACAGCACgagtatgaaaaagaaaaattgtggttTTATGATGGATTCCAGAATGAAACCGAAAAAGATTTTTATACAAAGTTCGATACGGCAACGGACAGTAGAAAGCTCAACGAAATGTTAAATAATAGAGTTGAGCTCTTGGACAAGATACTTGAGCTCTGTATTCGACTTGACATGCACGAGAATCGTTTAAAGCACACAAGACTTAAGTTAAATTTATACAGGAAAGTTCTTATTAAGGCAAACTTTGTCGGTGTGAAAGGAAACAAGAAACAAATCCTCAGAAGTAAAGTAGAACAACTGTATGAAGACTTAAATGAAAGAGATAGTATCATCGAATTCCGAAAAACCCTTTTGACTTTCTGGCGAGCACAGTGGGAACAAAGGGAAGGCATTAAAGAAACAACGGAGACTATGAGCTCATTGGCCAGAGAAAAAACAATAAGGGGTATCGTTCAACTATGCTTGGACCTTAACGAAAAGGAGCTTCTCAGAAGGTGCGCAGAGGAAGCCTTATTATTTTATGAAGAGCTGTGGACGAGAAAGTGCGAAGAAATGGACCAACGGGAGATAAAAAGGTTTCTTCGTGACATTAAAGCTTTGGCTTCATCGGCGGGAGATTATGAAAGAAACCATCGCTATCAAGATGTCTTGCAG AAATTCATGAACACCGGGAAAAAAGCAGTCACCTTGGGACCCAAAG CACCCTTATTTAAAGAGGCCACCACGACACAAGGGAGTGCCAGTGGAGagaaagatgaagaagaaagcaaaacTGTATCGGgagaagaagacgaagagatAGAAGTAACCGCTGAAGAATCTGCGGAAGACCAAGAGGACGATTTAACTTTTGAGGAGGAAATCGAGATCACATCTGAGGATGAAAATGAATACTCGAGTTCCGTTGGAGAAATGGATGAGAGTAGCATTGTTTTACACAG GTAA